The following are encoded together in the Tepidiforma bonchosmolovskayae genome:
- the cas2 gene encoding CRISPR-associated endonuclease Cas2 — protein MERRRYLVAYDITNDRRLREVYREMLGWGTRLQYSVYLCDLTRPELIKLRRKLLELIDRDDDSVAIFDLGVPASSRAVVPEILGRPPTLPRQGPAIY, from the coding sequence ATGGAACGCCGACGCTACCTCGTCGCCTACGACATCACCAATGACCGCCGCCTCCGCGAAGTCTACCGCGAAATGCTCGGCTGGGGCACCCGCCTCCAGTACTCCGTCTACCTCTGCGACCTCACCCGGCCCGAACTCATCAAACTCCGCCGCAAACTCCTCGAACTCATCGACCGCGACGACGACAGCGTCGCCATCTTCGACCTCGGCGTCCCCGCCAGCAGCCGCGCCGTCGTCCCCGAAATCCTCGGCCGGCCGCCCACCCTCCCCCGGCAGGGCCCAGCCATCTACTGA
- the cas4g/cas1g gene encoding CRISPR-associated endonuclease Cas4g/Cas1g, with product MISREDRTIPREAAAEPGPEPEPAPLLPARMVNEFVYCPRLFYLEWVRGLWADNDDTAEGTDLHRRVDTPAGTAPEPGPGVRQVARAFELSSETLGVTAKIDLVEFLDDAARPVDYKRGRPAPTPARVWEPEQVQLAIQALLLREAGYQCREGVIYFAETGERVTVPITPELEQQTLAAIARARETAGQPDAPPPLVDSPKCPACALVGYCMPDELNLLLHRRTARPRTLITREPAARPLYLIGYGTQLRKDGNHFIVAPRDGEPTRIRPIDISHVAAFGTVTISTSALHALLAQETPIAWLTRGGRFLGLTSGLMGKNIQLRRRQFTLTEPEALELARTFVIAKIRNQRTLLRRNSRFEIGRTLEGLADAVARARLAPDSDTLRGIEGYAARLYFNAFPAMLRRDLPFTPGDLFRGRNRRPPRDPVNALLSFAYTLLTKDLTVQAQLIGFDPYWGFYHRPKFGRPALALDLAEEFRPLIADSVVITALNNGEITSAHVRRIGAGYTLTDDGRRTFLRVYERRLEQEITHPRFRYRLSYRRLLDLQPRFLAAVLLGELPAYQGFETR from the coding sequence GTGATCAGTCGCGAAGACCGCACGATCCCCCGAGAGGCCGCCGCCGAACCCGGCCCCGAACCCGAACCTGCGCCCCTCCTCCCCGCGCGCATGGTCAACGAATTCGTCTACTGCCCGCGCCTCTTCTACCTCGAATGGGTCCGCGGCCTCTGGGCCGACAACGACGACACCGCCGAAGGCACCGACCTCCACCGCCGCGTCGATACCCCCGCCGGGACCGCCCCCGAGCCCGGCCCCGGCGTCCGCCAGGTAGCCCGCGCCTTCGAACTCAGCTCCGAAACCCTCGGCGTCACCGCCAAAATCGACCTCGTCGAATTCCTCGACGATGCCGCCCGCCCCGTCGACTACAAACGCGGCCGCCCCGCGCCCACCCCCGCCCGCGTCTGGGAGCCCGAGCAGGTCCAGCTCGCCATCCAGGCCCTCCTCCTCCGCGAAGCCGGCTACCAGTGCCGCGAAGGCGTCATCTACTTCGCCGAAACCGGCGAACGCGTCACCGTCCCCATCACCCCGGAGCTCGAACAGCAGACCCTCGCCGCCATCGCCCGCGCCCGCGAAACCGCCGGCCAGCCCGACGCGCCCCCGCCCCTCGTCGATAGCCCCAAATGCCCCGCCTGCGCCCTCGTCGGCTACTGCATGCCCGATGAACTCAACCTCCTCCTCCACCGCAGAACCGCCCGCCCCCGCACCCTCATCACCCGCGAGCCCGCCGCCCGCCCCCTCTACCTCATCGGCTACGGCACCCAGCTCAGAAAAGACGGCAACCACTTCATCGTCGCCCCCAGGGACGGCGAACCAACGCGCATCCGCCCCATCGATATCAGCCACGTCGCCGCCTTCGGCACCGTCACCATCTCAACCAGCGCCCTCCACGCCCTCCTCGCACAGGAAACCCCCATCGCCTGGCTCACCCGCGGCGGGCGCTTCCTCGGCCTCACCAGCGGCCTCATGGGCAAAAACATCCAGCTCCGGCGCCGCCAGTTCACCCTCACCGAACCCGAAGCCCTCGAACTCGCCCGCACCTTCGTCATCGCCAAGATCCGCAACCAGCGCACCCTCCTCCGCCGCAACAGCCGCTTCGAAATCGGCCGCACCCTCGAAGGCCTCGCCGACGCCGTCGCCCGAGCACGCCTCGCCCCCGATAGCGACACCCTCCGCGGCATCGAAGGCTACGCCGCCCGCCTCTACTTCAACGCCTTCCCCGCCATGCTCCGCCGCGACCTCCCCTTCACCCCCGGAGACCTCTTCCGCGGGCGCAACCGGCGCCCCCCGCGCGACCCCGTCAACGCCCTCCTCTCCTTCGCCTACACCCTTCTCACCAAAGACCTCACCGTCCAGGCCCAGCTCATCGGCTTCGACCCCTACTGGGGCTTCTACCACAGACCCAAATTCGGTCGCCCCGCCCTCGCACTCGACCTCGCCGAAGAATTCCGGCCCCTCATCGCCGACTCCGTCGTCATCACCGCCCTCAACAACGGCGAAATCACCTCCGCCCACGTCCGCCGCATCGGCGCCGGCTACACCCTCACCGACGACGGCCGCCGCACCTTCCTCCGCGTCTACGAACGCAGGCTCGAACAGGAAATCACCCACCCCCGCTTCCGCTACCGCCTCAGCTACCGGCGCCTCCTCGACCTCCAGCCCCGCTTCCTCGCCGCAGTCCTCCTCGGCGAACTCCCCGCCTACCAGGGATTCGAAACCCGCTGA